The Streptomyces sp. P9-A4 genome contains a region encoding:
- a CDS encoding amino acid permease, whose translation MTSVQVDKQHDGDEAADSAPGEGYHRALGARQIQMIAIGGAIGTGLFLGAGKGISIAGPSLILAYAIAGLVIFFIMRALGELLMYRPVSGSFSEYAREFIGPFAGFVTGWTYWLFWVVTGITEVTAAATYMTYWWDIPQWLSALVFTVILYGANLISVKLFGELEFWFSMVKVTAIVGMILICAGILTLGFSDAGDTASVTHLWDLGGFFAGKDGIGSTLMTLQMVMFAFLAVELVGVTAGESKDPKTVLPKAINTVPWRIAVFYVGALIMILSVVPWTEFQPGVSPFVAAFEKMGLGVGAAIVNFVVLTAALSSCNSGMYSTGRMLRDLALNGQGPKAFTRLTRSGTPLVGTTVSAALMTVGVWINYQWPGEAFDYVVSFATISGMWAWIVILICQIRYRLKADRGELPHSSFKAPGGIWFSVFSLSFIGMVLVTMGMDKDNRVALYGAPVWGLLLAVAYLVLKARDPEGAAFAKRS comes from the coding sequence ATGACCTCTGTGCAGGTCGACAAGCAGCACGACGGCGACGAGGCCGCGGACTCCGCACCGGGCGAGGGCTACCACCGGGCACTCGGCGCCCGTCAGATCCAGATGATCGCGATCGGCGGCGCCATCGGCACCGGTCTCTTCCTCGGCGCCGGCAAGGGCATCTCCATCGCGGGACCGAGCCTGATCCTCGCGTACGCGATCGCGGGCCTGGTCATCTTCTTCATCATGCGGGCGCTCGGCGAACTCCTCATGTACCGCCCGGTCTCGGGCTCCTTCTCGGAGTACGCACGCGAGTTCATCGGCCCCTTCGCGGGCTTCGTGACCGGCTGGACGTACTGGCTCTTCTGGGTCGTCACCGGCATCACCGAGGTCACCGCCGCGGCCACCTACATGACGTACTGGTGGGACATCCCCCAGTGGCTCTCCGCCCTGGTCTTCACCGTGATCCTCTACGGCGCCAACCTGATCTCCGTGAAGCTCTTCGGTGAGCTGGAGTTCTGGTTCTCCATGGTCAAGGTCACCGCGATCGTCGGCATGATCCTGATCTGCGCCGGCATCCTCACCCTGGGCTTCTCCGACGCCGGCGACACCGCTTCCGTGACCCACCTGTGGGACCTCGGCGGCTTCTTCGCCGGCAAGGACGGCATCGGCTCGACCCTGATGACCCTCCAGATGGTCATGTTCGCCTTCCTCGCCGTCGAGCTGGTCGGCGTCACCGCGGGCGAGTCCAAGGACCCGAAGACGGTCCTGCCGAAGGCGATCAACACCGTGCCGTGGCGCATCGCCGTCTTCTACGTCGGCGCACTGATCATGATCCTGTCGGTGGTGCCCTGGACCGAGTTCCAGCCGGGCGTCTCCCCGTTCGTCGCCGCCTTCGAGAAGATGGGCCTCGGCGTCGGCGCCGCGATCGTCAACTTCGTGGTGCTGACCGCCGCGCTCTCCTCCTGCAACTCCGGCATGTACTCCACCGGCCGCATGCTGCGCGACCTCGCGCTCAACGGCCAGGGCCCGAAGGCCTTCACCAGGCTGACGAGGAGCGGTACCCCGCTGGTCGGCACCACGGTCTCCGCCGCGCTGATGACGGTCGGCGTCTGGATCAACTACCAGTGGCCCGGCGAGGCGTTCGACTACGTCGTCTCCTTCGCCACCATCTCCGGCATGTGGGCCTGGATCGTCATCCTGATCTGCCAGATCCGCTACCGCCTCAAGGCCGACCGGGGCGAGTTGCCCCACTCCTCCTTCAAGGCGCCCGGCGGCATCTGGTTCAGCGTCTTCTCGCTCTCGTTCATCGGCATGGTCCTGGTGACGATGGGCATGGACAAGGACAACCGCGTGGCGCTCTACGGCGCGCCGGTGTGGGGCCTGCTCCTCGCCGTCGCCTATCTGGTCCTCAAGGCCCGCGACCCCGAGGGCGCGGCTTTCGCCAAGCGCTCCTGA
- a CDS encoding DUF2017 domain-containing protein, whose product MAGHFETLPGGGAAVVLDDVEISILRSLAVQLMELIGPGEEPAPDADPLAALFAEGPSEPPSDPALKRLFPDAYGDDSEELRAAASDFRRYTENDLRARKREDALLVVRAMDSLSTDAAGEGGAVLKLTPDESRAWLGALNDLRLTIGTRLDVTDDEESERLYRLPDSDPRKPMVMAYLWLGALQESLVATLLP is encoded by the coding sequence ATGGCCGGGCACTTCGAGACGCTGCCCGGCGGCGGTGCGGCCGTGGTCCTCGACGACGTCGAGATCTCCATCCTCCGCTCCCTCGCCGTCCAGCTCATGGAGCTGATCGGGCCCGGCGAGGAGCCCGCGCCGGACGCCGACCCGCTGGCCGCGCTCTTCGCCGAGGGGCCGAGCGAGCCGCCGTCCGACCCGGCGCTCAAGCGCCTCTTCCCCGACGCGTACGGGGACGACAGTGAGGAGCTGCGGGCCGCCGCCTCCGACTTCCGCCGCTACACCGAGAACGACCTGCGGGCCCGCAAGCGCGAGGACGCCCTCCTCGTGGTGCGCGCCATGGACTCCCTCTCCACCGACGCGGCGGGCGAGGGCGGCGCGGTCCTCAAGCTGACCCCGGACGAGTCCCGGGCCTGGCTCGGCGCGCTCAACGACCTCCGGCTGACCATAGGCACCCGTCTTGACGTCACGGACGACGAGGAGAGTGAGCGGCTCTACCGGCTGCCGGACTCCGACCCCCGCAAGCCGATGGTGATGGCGTACCTCTGGCTGGGGGCGCTCCAGGAGTCGCTCGTCGCGACGCTGCTGCCGTAG
- the clpS gene encoding ATP-dependent Clp protease adapter ClpS encodes MSVAPIEIERTESAEEVSAVVEPDVPWVTLVHNDPVNLMSYVEYVFQSYFGYSKDKAHKLMLDVHNKGRAVVSSGTREEMERDVQAMHGYGLWATLSQDRF; translated from the coding sequence GTGAGCGTCGCGCCTATTGAGATCGAACGTACGGAATCGGCCGAGGAGGTCTCTGCGGTCGTCGAACCGGATGTGCCCTGGGTGACCCTCGTGCACAACGATCCGGTCAACCTGATGAGCTACGTGGAGTACGTCTTCCAGTCGTACTTCGGATACTCCAAGGACAAGGCGCACAAGCTGATGCTCGACGTGCACAACAAGGGCCGCGCGGTGGTGTCCAGCGGCACCCGCGAGGAGATGGAGCGCGACGTGCAGGCGATGCACGGCTACGGCCTGTGGGCCACTCTCTCCCAGGACCGCTTCTGA
- a CDS encoding nicotinate phosphoribosyltransferase: MNAADLGLPDEEAREAHRPKGGGGRRVGVPSTALFTDQYELTMLQAALRAGTADRQSVFEVFTRRLPEGRRYGVLAGVGRVLDAVENFRFDPAVLDFLRERGIVDEPTLEWLARYRFSGDIWGYPEGEVYFPGSPVLRVEGSFAECVLLETVILSILNHDSAIAAAASRMSAAAGGRRLIEMGARRTHELAAVAASRAAYVGGFEATSDLAAGFRYGIPTVGTSAHAFTLLHDSERDAFRAQVETLGRGTTLLVDTYDVAEAVRTAVEVAGPELGAVRIDSGDLLLVAHRVRAQLDELGATDTRIVVTSDLDEYAIASLAAAPVDAYGVGTQLVTGSGHPTCSMVYKLVARAPSTDPRAPLTAVAKKSLGGKASVGGRKWAARRPDAAGIAEAEVVGTGPVPPELADHQLLVELVKGGDVVAREPLDAARARHITARAGLPMSAIQLSRGEPVLPTEYV, from the coding sequence ATGAACGCTGCGGACCTTGGGCTGCCGGATGAGGAAGCGCGCGAAGCGCATCGACCGAAGGGCGGTGGCGGGCGACGGGTGGGCGTGCCGTCGACCGCGCTCTTCACCGATCAGTACGAGCTGACCATGCTCCAGGCGGCCCTCAGGGCCGGCACCGCCGACCGGCAGTCCGTCTTCGAGGTCTTCACCCGACGGCTGCCCGAGGGCAGGCGCTACGGCGTCCTCGCGGGTGTCGGCCGGGTCCTGGACGCCGTCGAGAACTTCCGTTTCGACCCCGCCGTCCTCGACTTCCTGCGCGAGCGCGGCATCGTCGACGAGCCGACCCTGGAGTGGCTGGCGCGCTACCGCTTCTCCGGCGACATCTGGGGCTACCCCGAGGGCGAGGTGTACTTCCCCGGCTCGCCCGTGCTGCGCGTCGAGGGCTCCTTCGCGGAGTGCGTGCTCCTGGAGACGGTGATCCTCTCGATCCTCAACCACGACTCGGCCATCGCCGCCGCGGCCTCCCGCATGTCGGCGGCGGCCGGCGGGCGCCGGCTGATCGAGATGGGCGCCCGGCGCACCCACGAGCTGGCGGCCGTGGCCGCCTCCCGCGCCGCGTACGTCGGCGGCTTCGAGGCCACCTCGGACCTCGCGGCCGGCTTCCGGTACGGCATCCCGACCGTCGGCACCTCCGCCCACGCCTTCACGCTCCTCCACGACAGCGAGCGGGACGCCTTCCGCGCGCAGGTCGAGACCCTCGGACGCGGTACGACCCTGCTCGTCGACACCTACGACGTGGCCGAGGCCGTCCGGACCGCCGTGGAGGTCGCCGGGCCCGAGCTCGGGGCCGTCCGGATCGACTCCGGCGACCTGCTGCTCGTCGCGCACCGGGTACGGGCGCAGCTCGACGAGCTGGGCGCCACGGACACCCGGATCGTCGTCACCTCCGACCTCGACGAGTACGCCATCGCCTCGCTGGCGGCGGCCCCGGTCGACGCGTACGGGGTGGGGACGCAGCTGGTCACCGGCAGCGGCCACCCGACCTGCTCGATGGTCTACAAGCTGGTCGCGCGGGCCCCCTCGACCGACCCCCGGGCGCCGCTCACCGCGGTGGCCAAGAAGTCGCTGGGCGGCAAGGCCTCGGTCGGCGGGCGCAAGTGGGCGGCGCGCCGTCCCGACGCGGCCGGGATCGCCGAGGCGGAGGTGGTCGGCACCGGGCCGGTGCCGCCGGAGCTCGCCGACCACCAGCTGCTCGTCGAGCTGGTCAAGGGCGGTGACGTGGTGGCCAGGGAGCCCCTCGACGCGGCCAGGGCCCGGCACATCACGGCCCGCGCCGGGCTGCCGATGTCGGCCATCCAGCTCTCGCGGGGTGAGCCGGTCCTGCCGACGGAGTACGTGTAG
- a CDS encoding nicotinamidase, producing the protein MHRALIVVDVQNDFCEGGSLAVTGGADVAAAITDLVGQTAGTSYRHVVATRDHHVDPGAHFAPAGQEPDYVTSWPVHCVAGTEGVGFHPNFAPAVASGAIDAVFDKGAYDAAYSGFEGRDENGRTLAEWLREHEVTEVDVVGIATDHCVRATALDAAREGFRTHVLLDLTAGVAKETTGRALEELRTAGVELTGKPAVA; encoded by the coding sequence ATGCACCGCGCATTGATCGTTGTGGACGTTCAGAACGACTTCTGCGAGGGCGGCAGCCTCGCGGTGACCGGGGGCGCGGACGTCGCCGCCGCCATCACCGACCTGGTCGGCCAGACGGCGGGCACCTCCTACCGGCACGTGGTCGCCACCCGTGACCACCACGTCGACCCGGGCGCGCACTTCGCCCCGGCCGGCCAGGAGCCGGACTACGTCACCTCCTGGCCGGTGCACTGCGTGGCCGGGACGGAGGGGGTCGGCTTCCACCCGAACTTCGCGCCGGCGGTCGCCAGCGGGGCGATCGACGCCGTCTTCGACAAGGGCGCCTACGACGCCGCGTACAGCGGTTTCGAGGGGCGCGACGAGAACGGGCGGACGCTCGCGGAGTGGCTGCGGGAGCACGAGGTCACCGAGGTCGACGTCGTGGGCATCGCGACCGACCACTGTGTGCGGGCGACGGCCCTGGACGCGGCCCGGGAGGGTTTCCGGACCCATGTGCTGCTCGATCTGACGGCGGGCGTCGCGAAGGAGACGACGGGCCGGGCCCTGGAGGAGCTGCGGACGGCGGGCGTGGAACTGACCGGGAAGCCCGCGGTGGCGTGA
- a CDS encoding immune inhibitor A domain-containing protein, whose translation MTNRRRAIRASAVVVALAATAATASTFTTAWADNHGSVNAADVRHDPAPGAEVDKTAVDHDLDGPYSKQQAQQRQAALEQVLSGESKVERRNGSQVVKLDSKKYVELGREKTDKIFTILVEFGDKVDNTTLVNRADDDTDELKPKFGGTPGPLHNQIAKPDRANDNSTEWQADYNQQHFQDLYFGTGKDAKGQPKQSLKTYYEKTSSGRYSVDGGVSDWVKVEYNEARYGSNYCGNSNCANVWDAVRDGVTAWTADQKAKGRTDAQIKADLAQYDQWDRYDFDGDGNFNEPDGYIDHFQIVHAGEDESAGGGAEGTNALWAHRWYAYGTNAGKTGPANNKAGGTQIGDSGIWVGDYTMQPENGGLGVFAHEYGHDLGLPDLYDTSGLKGAENSTGFWTLMSSGSWLGRGKDAIGDLPGDMNAWDKLQLGWLNYTKVANEARAWNSTHKLGVSEYNTKNPQALLVELPKKPVTTEVVAPAEGATQWWSGMGDDLKNTLTRSVDLTGKTSASLELQGWYDIEADYDYLYTEVSTDGGASWTALDGTADGVALPRDASGAPALTGVSAAQKKLVYGLDAYAGKKFDLRLRYQTDGGAGGKGFTADAFTLTADDAALFSDNAENGDNGWAAKGFSRIGKGFTKEYEQYYIAENRQYVSYDSTLKTGPYNFGFAGDKTGWVEHYPYQNGLLVWKWDLSQKDNNTATHPGSGLILPVDAHPTPLKWSNGALMRNRVQAYDSTFGTYRTDGLLLHNQDVPTWIASQPGNPVFDDRKGTYWYPETARAGVQVTDTNTKIQVVKEPKNGETITVRVGPSTK comes from the coding sequence GTGACCAACAGACGACGGGCGATCAGAGCGTCCGCAGTGGTTGTGGCGCTCGCGGCTACCGCCGCCACCGCCTCGACCTTCACCACCGCCTGGGCCGACAATCACGGCAGCGTGAACGCGGCCGATGTGCGTCACGATCCGGCGCCGGGCGCCGAGGTCGACAAGACGGCGGTCGACCACGACCTCGACGGTCCGTACAGCAAGCAGCAGGCGCAGCAGCGACAGGCTGCCCTGGAGCAGGTGCTGAGCGGCGAGTCCAAGGTGGAGCGCCGTAACGGCTCCCAGGTCGTCAAGCTCGACAGCAAGAAGTACGTCGAGCTGGGCCGGGAGAAGACCGACAAGATCTTCACGATCCTCGTCGAGTTCGGTGACAAGGTGGACAACACCACCCTCGTCAACCGCGCCGACGACGACACGGACGAGCTGAAGCCGAAGTTCGGCGGCACGCCCGGCCCGCTGCACAACCAGATAGCCAAGCCCGACCGTGCGAACGACAACTCCACGGAATGGCAGGCCGACTACAACCAGCAGCACTTCCAGGACCTGTACTTCGGCACCGGCAAGGACGCCAAGGGACAGCCCAAGCAGTCGCTGAAGACCTACTACGAGAAGACCTCGTCCGGCCGTTACTCGGTCGACGGCGGCGTCTCCGACTGGGTCAAGGTCGAGTACAACGAGGCCCGTTACGGCTCGAACTACTGCGGCAACAGCAACTGCGCCAACGTCTGGGACGCCGTCCGCGACGGTGTCACGGCGTGGACCGCGGACCAGAAGGCCAAGGGCCGCACCGACGCCCAGATCAAGGCCGACCTGGCGCAGTACGACCAGTGGGACCGTTACGACTTCGACGGTGACGGCAACTTCAACGAGCCCGACGGCTACATCGACCACTTCCAGATCGTCCACGCGGGCGAGGACGAGTCGGCCGGCGGCGGCGCCGAGGGCACCAACGCCCTGTGGGCCCACCGCTGGTACGCCTACGGCACCAACGCGGGCAAGACCGGCCCGGCCAACAACAAGGCCGGCGGCACGCAGATCGGTGACTCCGGCATCTGGGTCGGCGACTACACGATGCAGCCGGAGAACGGCGGCCTCGGCGTCTTCGCGCACGAGTACGGCCACGACCTCGGCCTCCCGGACCTGTACGACACCTCGGGCCTCAAGGGCGCCGAGAACTCGACGGGCTTCTGGACGCTCATGTCCTCCGGTTCCTGGCTCGGCCGCGGCAAGGACGCCATCGGCGACCTGCCCGGCGACATGAACGCCTGGGACAAGCTGCAGCTCGGCTGGCTGAACTACACCAAGGTCGCCAACGAGGCCCGTGCCTGGAACTCCACGCACAAGCTGGGTGTCTCGGAGTACAACACCAAGAACCCGCAGGCGCTCCTCGTCGAGCTGCCGAAGAAGCCGGTCACCACCGAGGTCGTCGCGCCCGCCGAGGGTGCGACGCAGTGGTGGAGCGGGATGGGTGACGACCTCAAGAACACCCTCACCCGTTCCGTCGACCTGACGGGCAAGACGTCCGCCTCCCTGGAGCTCCAGGGCTGGTACGACATCGAGGCCGACTACGACTACCTCTACACCGAGGTGTCGACCGACGGCGGCGCGAGCTGGACGGCCCTGGACGGCACCGCCGACGGCGTGGCCCTCCCGCGTGACGCGAGCGGCGCCCCGGCGCTGACCGGTGTCTCGGCTGCGCAGAAGAAGCTCGTCTACGGCCTCGACGCCTACGCGGGCAAGAAGTTCGACCTCCGTCTCCGCTACCAGACGGACGGCGGCGCCGGCGGCAAGGGCTTCACGGCCGACGCCTTCACGCTGACCGCCGACGATGCCGCCCTGTTCTCCGACAACGCTGAGAACGGCGACAACGGCTGGGCCGCGAAGGGCTTCTCGCGGATCGGCAAGGGCTTCACCAAGGAGTACGAGCAGTACTACATCGCGGAGAACCGCCAGTACGTCTCGTACGACTCCACCCTCAAGACGGGCCCGTACAACTTCGGGTTCGCGGGTGACAAGACCGGCTGGGTCGAGCACTACCCGTACCAGAACGGTCTGCTCGTCTGGAAGTGGGACCTCTCCCAGAAGGACAACAACACCGCCACCCACCCGGGCAGCGGCCTCATCCTTCCGGTCGACGCCCACCCGACCCCGCTGAAGTGGTCCAACGGCGCCCTGATGCGTAACCGCGTCCAGGCGTACGACTCCACCTTCGGCACCTACCGCACGGACGGCCTGCTGCTCCACAACCAGGACGTCCCGACGTGGATCGCGTCGCAGCCGGGCAACCCGGTCTTCGACGACCGCAAGGGCACCTACTGGTACCCCGAGACGGCGCGTGCCGGTGTCCAGGTAACTGACACCAACACCAAGATCCAGGTCGTCAAGGAGCCGAAGAACGGCGAGACGATCACGGTCCGCGTGGGCCCGTCCACCAAGTAA
- a CDS encoding RDD family protein — protein sequence MSTDEPPPGQPPEEDPFLKKPQEPPPPSAGQPPPSGPPPEGPPPGGPPPGNPYGPAGGSPYGSSGGSPYDGGGMPPPPPYGGGYGAGYGGSDPLSGMPPLAASGKRILARFIDWLLIAIPLAVIGIPFHIYSRATDRGNDFGDTVSSLNGGSQLVFQLITIVAYVAYDTVMTARNGQTLGKKWMKLRVAMLNDGSTPPMSQSLLRAVVLWLPALICCACLWPLLILILILVDKPYKQGLHDKAAKTVVVSVPQ from the coding sequence ATGAGCACCGACGAGCCGCCGCCCGGCCAGCCGCCCGAGGAGGACCCGTTCCTCAAGAAGCCGCAGGAGCCCCCGCCGCCCTCCGCCGGCCAGCCTCCGCCGTCCGGGCCGCCGCCGGAGGGGCCCCCGCCGGGAGGTCCGCCGCCGGGCAACCCGTACGGCCCGGCGGGTGGCTCCCCGTACGGATCCTCCGGCGGTTCCCCGTACGACGGCGGCGGCATGCCGCCCCCGCCCCCGTACGGCGGTGGCTACGGCGCCGGTTACGGCGGGTCGGATCCGCTCTCCGGGATGCCGCCGCTCGCCGCGTCCGGCAAGCGTATCCTCGCCCGGTTCATCGACTGGCTGCTCATCGCGATCCCGCTGGCGGTCATCGGCATCCCGTTCCACATCTACTCGCGGGCGACCGATAGGGGCAACGACTTCGGTGACACGGTCAGCAGCCTCAACGGCGGGAGCCAGCTGGTCTTCCAGCTGATCACGATCGTCGCGTACGTCGCGTACGACACGGTGATGACGGCCAGGAACGGCCAGACCCTGGGCAAGAAGTGGATGAAGCTGCGGGTCGCGATGCTCAACGACGGCTCGACGCCCCCGATGAGCCAGTCGCTGCTGCGTGCCGTCGTGCTGTGGCTGCCGGCGCTGATCTGCTGTGCCTGCCTGTGGCCGCTGCTGATCCTGATCCTGATCCTGGTCGACAAGCCCTACAAGCAGGGTCTGCACGACAAGGCGGCGAAGACGGTGGTGGTCTCCGTCCCGCAGTGA
- a CDS encoding RDD family protein, with protein MATPPGGGGEVPQAGYYPDPSIPGYIRYWNGGAWVPGTSRPAPTDGAVPSRPPASAAPAGPILASGPAPAPVVAPAQSSTTAPTQVQAPAHVPAQAQTPDQVPVQAPVQAWTEAPARAEVPAQSPALAPTPAPTPAPAPAAPAPVPAVEETGPVFFDEEPVAPERVAPEPASAWQADTSRQTGFGGDRDQKVSWGAPQGPVTPVSPQTPVSPAPDPRTPADWPVAGGGEPAEAAPARAADPRTAAGAARLGGMPVTPIPGPAPAPQRPRPEPQPRPAPEPAPAAAAPAPTPVRQAPAPAPVPQAQAAPAPHVQAAPATPSWAQQPPQEQQQPVAPWKPPVDDVFVRAAREQSSARPAGLGRRLLARVIDTVVLGALSGAAAYPFVTAALDHIDGKIEEAKQSGVTVQVWLVDSTTSVQFGIALAALVLLGVLYEVLPTARWGRTLGKKLCGIEVRDIEAHQPPAFGASLRRWLVYGVLNLLVVGVLNVLWCLFDRPWRQCWHDKAARTFVAR; from the coding sequence GTGGCTACTCCACCCGGAGGCGGCGGAGAGGTTCCGCAGGCGGGGTACTACCCGGACCCGTCGATTCCCGGATACATCCGGTACTGGAACGGGGGCGCCTGGGTTCCCGGTACGAGCCGGCCCGCGCCCACGGACGGTGCCGTTCCGTCCCGTCCGCCGGCCTCGGCGGCCCCGGCCGGCCCGATCCTGGCCTCGGGCCCGGCGCCCGCGCCGGTCGTGGCGCCGGCGCAGTCCTCCACCACGGCCCCGACCCAGGTCCAGGCCCCCGCACACGTACCTGCCCAGGCGCAGACACCGGATCAGGTACCGGTTCAGGCACCGGTTCAGGCATGGACCGAGGCACCGGCGCGCGCCGAGGTCCCCGCGCAGAGCCCGGCCCTTGCTCCCACCCCGGCTCCGACTCCGGCGCCCGCACCCGCCGCCCCCGCCCCCGTACCCGCCGTCGAGGAGACCGGCCCCGTCTTCTTCGACGAGGAGCCGGTCGCCCCGGAGCGCGTCGCCCCCGAGCCCGCCTCCGCCTGGCAGGCCGACACCTCCCGGCAGACCGGGTTCGGCGGCGACCGTGACCAGAAGGTCTCCTGGGGCGCGCCCCAGGGCCCCGTGACCCCCGTGAGCCCCCAGACCCCCGTGAGCCCCGCGCCCGACCCGCGCACCCCGGCGGACTGGCCGGTCGCCGGTGGCGGGGAGCCCGCCGAGGCGGCGCCCGCGCGGGCCGCGGACCCGCGAACCGCCGCGGGAGCCGCGCGACTCGGCGGCATGCCCGTCACGCCGATCCCCGGGCCCGCCCCGGCACCGCAGCGGCCCCGGCCCGAACCGCAGCCCCGCCCGGCCCCCGAGCCCGCGCCGGCCGCCGCCGCCCCGGCGCCCACCCCTGTACGGCAGGCGCCCGCGCCCGCCCCCGTACCGCAGGCCCAGGCAGCCCCCGCGCCGCACGTCCAGGCGGCCCCCGCCACCCCCTCCTGGGCCCAGCAACCGCCGCAGGAACAGCAGCAGCCGGTCGCGCCCTGGAAGCCGCCCGTCGACGACGTGTTCGTGCGGGCGGCCCGCGAGCAGTCCTCCGCGCGCCCCGCCGGGCTCGGCAGGCGGCTGCTCGCCCGAGTGATCGACACGGTCGTCCTCGGCGCGCTCTCCGGCGCCGCCGCGTACCCCTTCGTGACGGCGGCCCTCGACCACATCGACGGCAAGATCGAGGAGGCCAAGCAGTCCGGCGTCACCGTCCAGGTCTGGCTGGTGGATTCGACCACCTCGGTGCAGTTCGGCATCGCGCTGGCCGCGCTGGTCCTCCTCGGCGTCCTGTACGAGGTGCTGCCCACCGCCCGGTGGGGGCGGACCCTGGGCAAGAAGCTGTGCGGGATCGAGGTGCGGGACATCGAGGCGCACCAGCCGCCGGCGTTCGGCGCGTCGCTGCGCCGCTGGCTGGTCTACGGCGTCCTCAACCTCCTGGTCGTCGGTGTCCTCAACGTCCTGTGGTGCCTCTTCGACCGCCCGTGGCGCCAGTGCTGGCACGACAAGGCGGCCCGTACCTTCGTGGCGCGCTGA
- a CDS encoding SsgA family sporulation/cell division regulator, translated as MQNTDNTTVERELELKLVLSPEQAIPVPARLAYRTDDPYAVRITFHIGTEHPVNWTFARELLVEGVFRACGHGDVRIWPTKVDGRSVILMALSSPDGDALLEAPSAQVSAWLERTLRAVPPGTESERLGIDDGLAELLATTVIADDLWLRDPWPSDESQDGEL; from the coding sequence ATGCAGAACACCGACAACACCACCGTCGAACGCGAGCTGGAACTGAAGCTGGTCCTCTCCCCCGAGCAGGCCATCCCGGTCCCCGCCCGGCTCGCCTACCGCACCGACGACCCGTACGCCGTGCGCATCACCTTCCACATCGGCACGGAGCACCCGGTCAACTGGACCTTCGCGCGCGAACTGCTCGTCGAGGGCGTGTTCCGGGCCTGCGGGCACGGTGACGTCCGCATCTGGCCGACGAAGGTCGACGGCCGCAGCGTCATCCTGATGGCGCTCTCCTCCCCCGACGGCGACGCCCTGCTGGAAGCCCCGTCGGCGCAGGTGTCCGCCTGGCTGGAGCGGACCCTGCGCGCGGTGCCGCCGGGCACCGAGTCCGAGCGCCTCGGCATCGACGACGGGCTCGCCGAACTCCTGGCGACCACCGTGATCGCCGACGACCTGTGGCTGCGCGACCCGTGGCCGTCGGACGAGTCGCAGGACGGCGAGCTGTGA